The genome window TAATGTGATAGAGTCAACATGAAAGAATTTCATAGAGAGAAGATATAATCCTTCCCAAATCAAAGCCATTATAAACATAGTCAAAAACAAGCTTGTTCTATGCCCTTTAGATAATCTAAGAGCATGAGTAAAATCAATTTCATTTTTAATTGCTATGTGCGGAAGAACAAGGCCACCAAATGATAACAGTACAATAAAAAATACCTCAATTACAAAATTACAGGTTAGAAAAATAACTCTAAGCACTTCATCAGAATAACCTGTTAATGAGAGTTTCCAATCACTTAAAGCCCAGTCTCCAATAAAAGGTAATATGTATAGAACAGCTATAGCCCAAATGTATTTCCATTCTTTAACGCTAGGTTTAACGCCGAACTTAGACTGCTCAATTGACATGGCTAGAATCAAAATTTGGTGAATAACAACAGCTATGTTTGCGTAGATAAAAAATATGAAAAAGCTGGTTGCCAAATACAACAATCCAAGTAAGGATTTTCCATTTGGTAAATGGTCAGGAAGAAGAAGTAACTCAAAACTAGCTAAAAGTATTAATGGTATTAATAAACATCTGAACAATGAATTTCTATGGGTACTTAGAAGGTTAATCGTATCAGCTAAAATTAACTTATTATTTAGGAGTTGTATCACTGAAATCCCTTTCTATATATTCCGCTTGTCGCTCTTCAGAGACATTAAACTTTTCAACTAGTTACGTCAGCCGCGAGTGACTTTGGAGTACCATTCTCAGCCATTCATTGTCACCTTAATCACTTGTTAGATTTTTTGTTTATTAGCATTCTAGATTGATAATAAACATAAGTAGCATACAGTGGAGGGATGAGCACAAATAATTTTAAATTTATAATTGAAGGGAGTGTTATAAGCCACAAATACCCAATTAAAATGGCATTATATTTACTTGTTGTTTCTACTTTTAGTAATCCTATAAACGCAACAATGTATAAAAACACCAAAAAAAATAAACGATGAAAAGTATCATCATACCCATCTTTAACTTTCATTTTAAAATTTTCAATTATTGTTACACCTTCTGGAAGGCCTGATAATAAAAGAATATATACAGTCCCTAACAGCCCTAGTAAACATATAAAATAAATAACAGATACGTACTTATTGGGGTTTAAATCACTAAGCTGTTTAAATAGTGTCAAGTTAATTACTCCATAGAAATACAACAAATTTGAGTGGCGTTTAAGTTGGCTAAAACATTGATCTGAGCGAAAGCCACCACAGTCCATTTATCGCTCGCAGCGGTCGGTCACCACTTCATTCTTTTAATCAATAACTTACGCTAGTTCTCTGACCTACGCAAATGCCGCTATAAAGGTTTATATGGGGGAAAGGCATAGTGAACTAAAAATCGTAACTAACCTGAAGACCAATACCTTCAGAAGTAGTTGGTGAAAATTTGAGTTCATCAGGTTTACCTTTAAAGGCCAGTTCCGCCCCTAGAACTAATATCGTACTCCCCCAAAACATTTTCAGATTATCTTGCCTTGAATTAATTGATGGTGCAGGAGAAATATTGACATGATACTGGTTCGTAACTGTCATCGCCGTAGAAGCTGCAAACATTGATTTACCGAAAGGTTTTTCAATGTTGTTAATTGAACTGAGCATTGCAACCATATAAAAGTATCGTGCGTTTTCTGGCTCTCTTCCCGCCTCATGTATCATCCAGTTAGTGGCGGCAAGAGCAAAAAGCATTACTGGCCAGTTACCTTCATGGTGATTTTTTATTTCCACTTCATCTTCACTTGCATTGGCCGAGAATACAGAGGATGAGATAAGTAACAGGATTAAAATTGAATTTATGCCCATAATATCCCTTTAATGCAACTAATTTTATTTTTATATGACGTATCAATATGGTTAACAAATTACCACTGCGCTCATCGGAGACATTCAGTTTTCCAATCAGTTACATCAATCATGAGCGTCTCTGGTGTAGCCTTACTCTTTAAAGAACATAAAAACCAAAGAATTAAGTAACCCAAAATAGGGATAAGAGCAATAAGCTGCCACCAGCCACTACGCCCTATATCATGAAGTCGTCTCGTTGTAATACTAAACATTGGAATTGTAATTCCTAATATAAAAGCTACATAGATATAGATAGAAAAAAGTGCTTTACCTGTATACCCTTCAATAAAGCCAACCAAAAACAGAATAAAGTGGTTAGTTAAGTAAAAAGTCCAAAATGCCTTTCTGCTTGTTGTGCCTTTAAAGTTAGCATAGTTCTGTAATGCTAAAACGTAATATGTCATTTATTGCATCTCGTGCTGATGTATTAAAACTAACAACTTATTTAAAAGGCCATCGGCATTTGAAGTGTAAAAAATGCAGGTGTTGAATAAATTACTACTAGAACCAATGACCGTTGCTAGCTCTATGTAGAATAACTACTTTTAGTTTTGAGTCTATTTAATGTATGTTGATTTTTTATTAATTATTTATCTAATAACAGATATATGAGGAATGTGATCTTTTATTGAGTTTTCTTACTAAGTTATTCGAGCAATAAACGACCGTTCATCGCTCCATAGACCTTAGCCTTTTCAAATGCTTAAGGTCAAATTTATGGCAAAATTTGCTTTGTTAAAATTCATTATAGGCCTTACTCTATACACTCAGCCATTTTTCGACAAAGCTGAGCATACTCATCTTTTGCTGAGGAAACCCCTTGCTTTTTAGCCATTTTAAACCAATATAAAGCTCGTTTAAAGTTCACATCTACAGCCTCCCCATCACGATACATTTGGGCTAAACTTATTTGTGCATATGGGTTGCCTTTTTCAGCTGCTTGTTCAAATAAACGAAAAGCTTCCTTCCAATCTTTTTCGTATCCCATATTTCCTTGATAATAAGAAATTGCTAATTGGTTCTCTTGAGTACCAATTCGATTTTTTTGTTCTTTAATTAGATTCTGTTTAGGCTTGGGAATAATTATACCGCCGTATAAATGCATGCCATCATTCGAACGTCCGACTTCATTAACTCCGCCATTGAGCCAAAGCGTTTCAAGTCGCGATTTAGATATTTTTAATATTTCTTTTGAAAAGAATTTGTGAATGAGGAGTTTATCTGAACGAATCCCTGTAATCGCATCATTTACTCTAAAATATATATAGTTACTCACTTTTAAATAAACATTTTTTTCATCAACAGATTCTACTTGAGTGATCATATATTTTTCACGTAGGCGATTTTGATTATTTAACACCTCTTTATCAATAATATAAACATCATTGAGCAGTGGGTTTTTTATTTGATTATGCTCTAATTCTTGCTGTGCTTGGTAATATTTTATTCCTGCAAAAAGTAGAGAGGCTATTAATACTGGTAATAATAGAATTAGCTTTTTGTGTTTAAAATAAACCTTTTTGAACTCAATCATTTTTTATCCCGATAGATTATCTTTTTATTGTTTTAAATGGCGAAGGTGATGGTTGACGTTGCGGTATTATTTAGCCACATTATTGATGTCAGATTTTTGCACTGAGCGAGCGTTAGCGGCCACTAAAAAATTTTGATTTTACAATAACATCATGTCCCGTATGTTTACAAATGATTAAGGTTGTCGGAGGTAGCTTTGAGTGATTTAGAGCCCCCCAGTATATATTAAAAATACACCGTTATATAAAAGAATAAGCTTCAAAATAACTTCTCAACTTCAGCTCATGGTTGTGGCTTCAATTGATGAATGCAATCAAGAGAGCAACAGCTAACGCCAATTCAGTCAAAATATTGCACTAGTCATAATTGATCAGTATTCATAATAGTACTTTCACATTTAACTATCTCTAAGGTCATAAAGTTTCGCTTAAATAGGGCATATAACTCTATGGAGAAACGTTATGACACCTAAACCCTCATTCAAATTTTACTTAACGAGTTCAGCACTCTGGTTCACCTATCTTGTTGTTGGCTTTATGCTCGTTAGCAGCTTTATTGTTTATGCAAATACAACCCCTAATTCGAGTCCAAGCTCTACCCAATATTCAGAAAAGATTGATTATAACGCTGTTGAATCGGGCAGTTTATTTCTAAAGAGCGAGCAAGGAATAGCGCATTCGTTAGTGACTGAAAGTGACTATAACGTGGATGTGAATGCGATGATGGCGAGAGTTGTTCTCACTCAAAGTTTTATTAATACCTCGACCGATTGGGTCGAAGGAATTTATGTGTTTCCTTTAACCGAAGGTGCTGCTGTAGATGATATGGAAATGTGGATTGGTGAGCGTTTTATCAAAGCAGAAATACAGGAGCGCAAACAAGCGAAAAAAACCTATGAAAAGGCTAAAAAGGCTGGCAAGAAAGCCAGCTTAGTCGAACAGGAACGGCCTAATATGTTTACTACATCGGTAGCCAATATACCGCCTGGTGAAGAAATTAAGATTAAAATCAGTTATTTACAGCAAGTGCCGTTACTTGCCAATACTTTTAGCTTACGTCTGCCGTTAACGATAACTCCAAGGTACATTCCACAAGAATTCAGTGAAGCAAAGTTGAATTATGAGCACGAGCAAACGGCAAAACAGTTAAAACAACAAACAAAGCCGATAGATATTAACCAAGGTGTTGGTTGGTCAGTGAATACCTTTACCGTACCTGATGCATCGCGCATTACGCCTTTTCAAGTGCCTGAACATTTAGGCCAACAGGCATCTATTACAGTTAATTTAAATATTGGTTTACCATTGGCAGGAGTGAACAGCGATTATCACCAAATAAATCACTCAGCAAGCAACCAAACTCACAAAATTTCACTAACCAATACCAGTGTAACTATGAATCGTGATTTTGTTTTAAATTGGACGATTAAAGAAAGCGCCAGACCACAAGCTGCCTACTTTAAAGAAAGCAAACAAGGCTATGATTATGGTCTCTTTATGATCACCCCGCCAACGGCGCCACAAACAAGCATAACTATTGCAAAAGAGATGATTTACATTATTGATACTTCGGGTTCTATGGGCGGCGTTGCAATTGAACAAGCCAAGCAAGCATTAGATTTTGCCGTTAAGCAACTTTCACCAATGGATAAATTTAATATTATTGAATTCAATTCAACTTTTACTACCTTGTTTAACCATTCAAAGTTAGCTAATAGCGACGCAGTTAATGCCGGGGTTCATTGGGTAAACAACTTAAAAGCAAACGGTGGCACTGAAATGGTAGCGGCATTAAAAGCCGCAACGGGTGAACAATCAGAGTCAGGCTATATTAGGCAAATTGTCTTTATTACCGACGGCAGTGTTGGCAACGAAGCGCAATTATTTCGGATCATTAAAACCAACCTATATGACTCTAGGTTACATACCGTTGGCATTGGTAGTGCACCAAATAGCCACTTTATGGAGCGTGCAGCAGAGCTTGGGCGCGGGTCTTTTAGTTACATAGGTAATGTTGGCGAAGTACAGCAAAAAATGAGCGAACTGTTTAATCGCATAGCTCAACCAATGCTTACCGACATCAATATTAGCTGGCCAAGTGAACAGGTTGAGTTATTACCGAGTAAAATTCCTGACTTATACGCCACAGAGCCATTAATTATAAGCGCCCGTTGGCCGTCAGGCTCTTTGTTAAATAATACTGCAGAAATGACCGTGAGTGGTGAAATTAACCAGCAACTTTGGCTACAAGACATGCCGGTAAATAATGCCATGCAACAATCAGGAATTGCCACTTGGTGGGCAAGGCAAAAAATTAAGCACCTTACTTATGAGCTGTACGACAGCAATGACAAAGTAGAACAGCAAGAATACATAAATAAAATTACCAATATAGCGATTAAAAATCGTTTGTTGTCAAAATACACCAGCTTTGTTGCCGTTGAAAAAACGCCGAGTAGGAAACTTGCTGATATTTTAAAAAAACGCCCTGTGCCCAATGCCATGCCAAAAGGCTCGACGCAAAAAATTCCATTAGCGCAAACTGCAACCAATGCCAATGCATTATTTAAGGTTGGCTTATTAATGATATTAATAACGGCCCTGTGTATGTTAGCAGCGCGAACTAAACGGCAATACCATCAATTAGCCCTAGAAAATAACAAACAAAAAATTAAGGAATAATGATGACTCATATTAAATTTATTCCTGTTACCGATTTATCGAAAATAAGCTGCAATGCCTCTGAGCCGATTCGGGCTGAAATGAAAAAAATAGATAAGCAACAAAAGCAAGATCCGAAAAGCGCAATTAAATTTTTGAAAGTAATGTCCGCATTAATTGCGTTAGCTTGTATCGGCAGTGCATCTTATATTCATATCAAAGCGTATACCGCGCAATACTTATTAAGCCAAGCTTGGCAGCAAAGTAGCGCTGACAATCTTGAAAAACCATGGCCTTGGTTTGATAGCAACCCGGTGGCAAAAATTCACTTTCCTACCTTAGGGAATGAACAAATTGTCTTAGCTGGAGATTCAGGACAAGCATTGGCATTTGGTCCAGGATTAAGCCACTTAAGTGTAAAACCTGGAGAGGAGGGGACATTAGTTATCTCAGGACACAGAGATACTCACTTTAGTCATTTGCAATACTTAAATCCAACAGAAGAAGTGGTGCTTGAAAGCATATCTGGAGAGCGGCATTTATATAAAATAAATAAAATCAGCATTGTTAATGTCAATAAAGATGACATCACTCAAACAGATTTTGAGCGTTTATTACTGGTAACCTGCTTTCCCTTTGATAGTGATGTAGCTGACACACCGCTAAGGTATGTTATTGAAGCACTCCCCGTTGCTATTACTGAACCAACCACGTTAATTGCTAAGCAAGGGCATGTACCTGTGAAAAAATATGGCAAGAATATGGCGCTAACGTTTTAGCTTGTCTTTGCAAGGTTTAAAAATTTTAAGGCCCATCATGTTTATGGGCTTTAAGTTTTCTAGGAGAAAACAGAACACACCGTTATTTAATTTAACGGGCAATATTTACAAGCTGTAAATTAATTGTTAACTTATATGTAAGCGCTTACATTTTTATGTTGAAAATGAACTTGAAACATTAGTGAACCAATAATGAAACAGCAAACAATGAAACAACAAAATAATAAGTTTTCAATAAAAGAAAGTGCGGGGTATGCCTGCGGCGATGTTGCGTCCAATTTCTATTGGCGCGTCTTTGACGTATTCCTTTTCATTTTCTATACCGATGTATTTGGCCTATCTGCTGGTGCAGTAG of Thalassotalea fonticola contains these proteins:
- a CDS encoding DUF805 domain-containing protein → MTYYVLALQNYANFKGTTSRKAFWTFYLTNHFILFLVGFIEGYTGKALFSIYIYVAFILGITIPMFSITTRRLHDIGRSGWWQLIALIPILGYLILWFLCSLKSKATPETLMIDVTDWKTECLR
- a CDS encoding tetratricopeptide repeat protein; translation: MIEFKKVYFKHKKLILLLPVLIASLLFAGIKYYQAQQELEHNQIKNPLLNDVYIIDKEVLNNQNRLREKYMITQVESVDEKNVYLKVSNYIYFRVNDAITGIRSDKLLIHKFFSKEILKISKSRLETLWLNGGVNEVGRSNDGMHLYGGIIIPKPKQNLIKEQKNRIGTQENQLAISYYQGNMGYEKDWKEAFRLFEQAAEKGNPYAQISLAQMYRDGEAVDVNFKRALYWFKMAKKQGVSSAKDEYAQLCRKMAECIE
- a CDS encoding marine proteobacterial sortase target protein; this encodes MTPKPSFKFYLTSSALWFTYLVVGFMLVSSFIVYANTTPNSSPSSTQYSEKIDYNAVESGSLFLKSEQGIAHSLVTESDYNVDVNAMMARVVLTQSFINTSTDWVEGIYVFPLTEGAAVDDMEMWIGERFIKAEIQERKQAKKTYEKAKKAGKKASLVEQERPNMFTTSVANIPPGEEIKIKISYLQQVPLLANTFSLRLPLTITPRYIPQEFSEAKLNYEHEQTAKQLKQQTKPIDINQGVGWSVNTFTVPDASRITPFQVPEHLGQQASITVNLNIGLPLAGVNSDYHQINHSASNQTHKISLTNTSVTMNRDFVLNWTIKESARPQAAYFKESKQGYDYGLFMITPPTAPQTSITIAKEMIYIIDTSGSMGGVAIEQAKQALDFAVKQLSPMDKFNIIEFNSTFTTLFNHSKLANSDAVNAGVHWVNNLKANGGTEMVAALKAATGEQSESGYIRQIVFITDGSVGNEAQLFRIIKTNLYDSRLHTVGIGSAPNSHFMERAAELGRGSFSYIGNVGEVQQKMSELFNRIAQPMLTDINISWPSEQVELLPSKIPDLYATEPLIISARWPSGSLLNNTAEMTVSGEINQQLWLQDMPVNNAMQQSGIATWWARQKIKHLTYELYDSNDKVEQQEYINKITNIAIKNRLLSKYTSFVAVEKTPSRKLADILKKRPVPNAMPKGSTQKIPLAQTATNANALFKVGLLMILITALCMLAARTKRQYHQLALENNKQKIKE
- a CDS encoding class GN sortase; its protein translation is MTHIKFIPVTDLSKISCNASEPIRAEMKKIDKQQKQDPKSAIKFLKVMSALIALACIGSASYIHIKAYTAQYLLSQAWQQSSADNLEKPWPWFDSNPVAKIHFPTLGNEQIVLAGDSGQALAFGPGLSHLSVKPGEEGTLVISGHRDTHFSHLQYLNPTEEVVLESISGERHLYKINKISIVNVNKDDITQTDFERLLLVTCFPFDSDVADTPLRYVIEALPVAITEPTTLIAKQGHVPVKKYGKNMALTF